In Nitrobacteraceae bacterium AZCC 1564, the following proteins share a genomic window:
- a CDS encoding tripartite-type tricarboxylate transporter receptor subunit TctC (product_source=COG3181; cath_funfam=3.40.190.10; cleavage_site_network=SignalP-noTM; cog=COG3181; pfam=PF03401; superfamily=53850), which translates to MRRTLVLSLALGLAWSAAALAADSNYPTKPVTLTVNYGAGGGSDAIGRALARALEKTFKQPVAVENIAGGAGTRGVTAVVTAAPDGYQIGVATNSPMTIAVHSVKGLPWGAPDTYDIIGGIGIVYNAICIQPDSPLKNLEEVVKYAKENPGKLKVASIAGGINQYTWDGFAKKAGVNIRFVPYSGDADGVASFLGKNTELVNLTWPGLKAQVDAGKARPLAIFAPERIKSHPDVPTFKELGFDVTTTSDYIVYAPKGIPVPIRSKLVDAVKTAVSDPDFEKVLTAQNIIVKFTDGAKMTEQFTEVFNGTAQSAQSKP; encoded by the coding sequence ATGAGACGTACACTGGTATTAAGCTTGGCGCTTGGCCTTGCTTGGTCTGCTGCTGCACTGGCTGCGGATAGCAATTATCCGACCAAGCCGGTTACGCTGACGGTGAACTACGGTGCAGGAGGCGGATCCGACGCGATCGGTCGTGCGCTTGCGCGGGCGCTCGAGAAGACCTTCAAGCAACCTGTCGCGGTCGAGAATATCGCAGGCGGTGCTGGTACACGAGGTGTCACGGCTGTCGTGACAGCAGCTCCCGATGGGTATCAGATCGGTGTGGCCACTAACAGTCCAATGACGATCGCCGTTCATTCGGTAAAAGGTTTGCCGTGGGGTGCGCCGGACACCTATGACATCATTGGCGGCATCGGTATCGTTTACAACGCCATCTGCATCCAGCCAGATTCTCCGCTCAAGAATCTCGAAGAGGTGGTGAAGTACGCGAAGGAGAATCCTGGAAAGTTGAAGGTCGCGAGTATCGCTGGCGGCATCAATCAGTACACTTGGGATGGCTTCGCAAAGAAGGCGGGCGTGAACATCCGCTTTGTGCCTTACAGCGGTGATGCGGATGGAGTCGCGTCGTTCCTCGGAAAGAATACCGAGCTCGTCAATCTCACATGGCCGGGCCTCAAGGCTCAGGTAGACGCCGGCAAAGCCCGGCCGTTGGCGATTTTTGCTCCTGAGCGAATTAAATCGCACCCTGACGTTCCGACCTTCAAGGAGCTAGGCTTCGATGTAACGACGACCAGCGATTACATCGTGTACGCGCCAAAAGGAATTCCGGTGCCGATCCGTAGCAAGTTGGTTGATGCAGTGAAGACGGCTGTTTCTGATCCCGATTTCGAGAAGGTACTGACAGCGCAGAATATCATCGTGAAGTTCACCGATGGCGCGAAGATGACGGAGCAATTCACGGAAGTCTTCAACGGCACGGCTCAATCTGCACAGTCGAAACCATAA
- a CDS encoding 2,5-dihydroxypyridine 5,6-dioxygenase (product_source=KO:K18028; ko=KO:K18028; superfamily=144052), producing MAREVVDVEMLDVFKTELKLCKVKEGEVVAVLSGGNDHPEYAQTFMLAAQSLGATTFHVNVPKYGKHKAVGVQGRHALTGNQPAIDTLKRADMVIDLLGLLFSAEQAEIQAAGARILRVMEPFHILKQMFPTEDLRRRTELSRTLLQSAKVMRITSPGGTDVRYGLQQYPVISEYGYTDEPGRWDHWPSGFAFTQGADGDINGTVVLMPGDILCAFKRYVQSPVTLTIKDGYIVNLKGEGTDAVLIKNYIESFGDPRGWAISHIGWGSNERAHWHHIAATQQLAAEHIMNALSFYGNVLFSTGPNTELGGTNDTPCHLDIPLRGCSLWLDDIHILDKGEFAYPELRAPGR from the coding sequence ATGGCGAGAGAAGTTGTCGATGTCGAAATGCTCGATGTCTTCAAGACGGAGCTAAAGCTTTGCAAAGTGAAAGAGGGGGAGGTGGTCGCCGTACTTAGTGGCGGAAACGACCATCCTGAGTATGCACAGACCTTCATGCTCGCTGCTCAAAGCCTCGGCGCGACAACATTTCACGTCAACGTTCCAAAGTACGGTAAGCACAAGGCGGTAGGCGTTCAGGGACGACATGCTTTGACCGGCAACCAGCCAGCGATCGACACACTCAAGCGCGCCGATATGGTGATCGATCTGCTCGGGCTGCTGTTCTCGGCTGAACAGGCCGAGATTCAAGCTGCCGGCGCACGCATCCTGCGTGTCATGGAACCATTTCATATTCTGAAGCAAATGTTCCCAACCGAGGATTTGCGGCGGCGCACAGAGCTGTCGCGCACACTCCTCCAGTCGGCAAAGGTGATGCGCATCACATCGCCGGGTGGAACTGATGTCCGCTATGGCCTTCAGCAGTATCCAGTTATTTCGGAATATGGCTATACGGACGAGCCCGGCCGGTGGGATCATTGGCCTTCCGGCTTCGCCTTCACTCAAGGGGCAGATGGCGACATCAACGGTACAGTTGTGTTGATGCCGGGTGATATTCTCTGTGCGTTCAAGCGATACGTCCAGTCGCCGGTCACGCTGACTATCAAAGATGGTTACATCGTTAACCTGAAGGGTGAGGGTACCGACGCTGTTCTGATCAAGAACTATATCGAGAGCTTTGGCGATCCTCGCGGTTGGGCGATTTCACATATTGGTTGGGGCTCTAACGAACGAGCGCACTGGCATCATATTGCTGCAACCCAGCAGCTCGCAGCCGAGCACATTATGAATGCCTTGTCGTTCTATGGAAACGTTCTGTTTTCAACAGGGCCTAATACCGAACTCGGCGGAACAAACGACACGCCGTGCCACCTCGATATTCCGCTGCGAGGATGCAGTCTATGGCTGGACGATATTCACATCTTGGATAAGGGCGAGTTCGCATATCCCGAACTGCGCGCCCCTGGTCGATGA
- a CDS encoding N-formylmaleamate deformylase (product_source=KO:K15357; cath_funfam=3.40.50.1820; cog=COG0596; ko=KO:K15357; pfam=PF12697; superfamily=53474) has protein sequence MSQTNASGFLYGANVRANGIRQHYLRFGGKGPALVIVPGITTVAAQWAFVAERLCRTFDTYVVDVRGRGLSECGPHLDYSVDACAADIIHLAGAIGLKKFSFLGHSMGARIGIRAARHHPGVFDQLVLVDPPVSGPGRREYPIPLAPLLALVSAAKRGEGEAALRAPSAPRWPEPHIRVRAEWLHTCDERAVAESYHSFHNDDIHSDLSLLKMPTALVVAGKGGVILAADEAEIRQLLPSIVIKRLEGAGHQMQIDDPEGFFAVLASLFNSQFQRSQGCSSIN, from the coding sequence GTGAGTCAGACGAACGCATCGGGATTTCTCTACGGTGCCAATGTGCGCGCGAATGGGATTCGCCAGCACTATTTGCGCTTCGGCGGAAAAGGTCCTGCGCTCGTGATCGTCCCAGGTATTACGACAGTGGCGGCACAGTGGGCATTCGTTGCCGAAAGGTTGTGTCGGACATTCGACACATATGTTGTCGATGTTCGAGGGCGAGGACTTTCAGAGTGTGGGCCTCATCTCGATTATTCGGTCGACGCTTGCGCGGCTGATATCATCCATCTTGCCGGCGCGATCGGACTGAAGAAGTTCAGCTTTCTGGGGCATTCGATGGGAGCTCGGATCGGTATTCGAGCGGCGCGCCATCATCCCGGCGTTTTCGATCAACTTGTGCTGGTTGATCCGCCTGTTTCGGGCCCTGGGCGCCGGGAATATCCGATTCCACTAGCGCCGCTTTTGGCTCTCGTTAGCGCAGCAAAGCGAGGAGAAGGCGAAGCTGCTCTTCGAGCGCCGAGCGCACCGAGATGGCCGGAGCCACACATCCGCGTAAGAGCGGAGTGGCTCCATACGTGCGACGAACGAGCGGTCGCTGAGAGTTACCACAGCTTTCACAACGATGACATTCATTCCGATCTTTCACTTTTGAAAATGCCGACAGCCCTGGTCGTCGCAGGTAAGGGTGGCGTGATCCTTGCAGCGGATGAAGCGGAAATCAGACAGCTCTTGCCGTCGATAGTCATCAAGCGGCTCGAGGGCGCGGGTCATCAGATGCAGATTGACGATCCTGAGGGATTTTTCGCTGTGCTAGCGAGCCTGTTCAATTCGCAATTCCAACGATCACAGGGTTGTTCGTCAATCAACTAG
- a CDS encoding maleamate amidohydrolase (product_source=KO:K13995; cath_funfam=3.40.50.850; cog=COG1335; ko=KO:K13995; pfam=PF00857; superfamily=52499), whose amino-acid sequence MSGFERPWDHVIPPEERETYTLAGLGGPGGFGQRPALLVIDVQYRSVGDCPMPIREAIKQYPTSCGEAGWAAIAHIATLIDVFRRSRWPVIFPHVARKSTHDRGAFASKIPGIMQIPDAGYDFVREAAPEPGELCLPKTQASAFFGTPLASYLIGSGIDSLVFTGCTTSGCVRASVVDACALNFRSVVPNDAVFDRSPTSHAVNLFDIASKYADVLPTRDLINRLTTLRDRSSGVQS is encoded by the coding sequence ATGTCCGGGTTCGAACGTCCTTGGGATCACGTGATTCCGCCGGAAGAGCGAGAGACCTATACTCTGGCTGGTCTCGGAGGCCCTGGCGGATTCGGTCAGAGGCCCGCGCTCCTTGTGATCGATGTTCAGTATCGTTCAGTCGGCGATTGTCCGATGCCGATCAGGGAAGCTATCAAACAATACCCCACCAGTTGTGGTGAGGCCGGATGGGCGGCAATCGCGCATATCGCGACCCTGATCGACGTGTTTCGCCGTAGCCGATGGCCAGTGATCTTCCCTCACGTTGCCCGGAAGAGCACTCACGATCGCGGAGCATTTGCCTCGAAAATCCCGGGGATCATGCAAATTCCTGACGCTGGATATGATTTCGTGCGCGAGGCTGCCCCGGAGCCGGGTGAATTATGCTTACCCAAGACCCAGGCAAGTGCATTCTTTGGCACGCCACTGGCAAGTTATTTGATCGGATCAGGCATAGACTCTCTCGTCTTTACCGGTTGCACCACGAGCGGATGTGTCCGCGCGTCAGTCGTCGATGCCTGCGCTTTGAATTTCAGATCAGTGGTGCCAAACGACGCAGTGTTCGACCGATCTCCGACGTCGCACGCGGTCAATCTGTTCGATATCGCGAGCAAATATGCGGACGTTTTGCCGACACGTGATTTGATCAATCGGCTGACGACACTCCGCGACAGGTCATCCGGGGTGCAATCGTGA
- a CDS encoding salicylate hydroxylase (product_source=KO:K00480; cath_funfam=3.50.50.60; cog=COG0654; ko=KO:K00480; pfam=PF01494; superfamily=51905; transmembrane_helix_parts=Inside_1_11,TMhelix_12_29,Outside_30_404) has protein sequence MSAERTESKSKILIAGAGIGGLTAALSLLHRGIDCEVFEQASELREVGAGLWVSMNGARVLMGLGLESELRQTCIAAEERSIRLWNTGGTWPLYKRTSESAPHQPFLLLRAHLLKLLVDAVRRLKPDAIHLNSNCVGFTQDANGVRMKFKDGSVVEGRALIGADGAHSKVREQILGVVQGKYTNAIAWRGLVPVDRLPAHQRAHVVSTWVGPQAHVTAYPVRWEGTELMTFSGQVEHSEWQLESWSEKGAVEDCLRDFADWHPDILNVIKNVDSLHKWGLFVRQPLERWSEGRVTLLGDACHSMVPYLGQGVNMAIEDACVLARCLTETPDDPAAAFLAYQNVRLERTSKVVQSSAGMQYTFHHQALAEEKAASEYIETQWSPAANAARYNWIYQYDATTVPLH, from the coding sequence ATGAGTGCCGAACGAACTGAGAGCAAATCTAAAATTCTGATTGCTGGCGCGGGCATCGGCGGATTGACAGCGGCGCTTTCGTTGCTTCACCGCGGTATTGATTGCGAGGTCTTCGAGCAGGCTTCCGAACTCCGCGAGGTCGGTGCGGGCCTCTGGGTTTCGATGAATGGTGCGCGAGTCTTGATGGGGCTCGGACTGGAGAGCGAACTGCGTCAAACTTGCATCGCGGCGGAAGAACGGTCCATCCGCTTGTGGAACACCGGTGGAACGTGGCCGCTATACAAGCGCACGAGTGAATCCGCTCCCCATCAGCCGTTCTTGCTGTTGCGAGCACACCTTCTCAAGCTGCTGGTCGATGCTGTTCGCCGATTGAAGCCGGATGCTATTCATCTGAATTCGAACTGTGTTGGCTTCACTCAAGACGCGAACGGTGTTCGCATGAAGTTCAAGGATGGATCGGTTGTCGAAGGACGTGCGCTGATCGGAGCGGACGGAGCTCATTCGAAGGTTCGCGAACAAATTCTTGGAGTGGTGCAGGGGAAATACACCAACGCCATCGCGTGGCGCGGACTGGTGCCGGTTGATCGGCTTCCAGCTCACCAGCGTGCCCATGTGGTGTCTACATGGGTCGGGCCGCAAGCGCATGTCACAGCGTATCCTGTGCGATGGGAAGGCACCGAACTCATGACGTTCTCGGGCCAGGTTGAGCACAGCGAATGGCAACTCGAATCCTGGTCAGAGAAAGGAGCCGTCGAAGACTGCTTGCGAGATTTTGCCGATTGGCATCCGGACATCCTCAATGTGATCAAGAATGTCGATTCGCTTCATAAGTGGGGGCTATTCGTCCGGCAGCCACTTGAGCGTTGGTCCGAGGGGCGCGTCACGTTGCTTGGCGACGCATGCCACTCGATGGTGCCTTACCTTGGTCAGGGCGTGAACATGGCGATCGAGGATGCGTGCGTACTTGCGCGCTGCCTCACAGAAACTCCTGATGATCCTGCTGCAGCGTTTCTCGCTTATCAGAATGTTCGTCTGGAAAGGACGTCAAAGGTGGTCCAGTCCTCGGCCGGGATGCAGTACACATTCCATCATCAAGCTCTCGCCGAAGAGAAGGCCGCCAGCGAGTATATCGAGACGCAGTGGTCACCAGCGGCGAACGCAGCCCGCTACAATTGGATCTATCAGTACGACGCAACAACCGTACCGCTCCACTGA
- a CDS encoding carbon-monoxide dehydrogenase small subunit (product_source=KO:K03518; cath_funfam=3.30.365.10; cog=COG2080; ko=KO:K03518; pfam=PF01799; superfamily=47741,54292) has protein sequence MTQSITISFSLNGRPAEASIPPNTLLIDLVRERFGFKGTKRSCDMEVCGACTMLLDGEPISSCTTLAIDVDQRDVTTIEGVTPVNGLSPVQEAFVVHGAVQCGFCTPGFILAVTALLKRNPNPTDEEIRHYLRGNLCRCTGYAKIHEAIRSLADEMAAATVA, from the coding sequence ATGACACAATCCATCACGATCTCATTTTCGTTGAATGGTCGTCCGGCAGAAGCATCGATCCCGCCAAACACGCTGCTGATCGATCTCGTTCGCGAGCGTTTCGGTTTCAAGGGAACGAAGCGCTCCTGCGATATGGAAGTCTGCGGCGCATGCACGATGCTATTGGACGGTGAACCGATCTCGAGCTGTACTACACTCGCGATCGACGTCGATCAGCGGGATGTGACAACGATAGAAGGCGTGACGCCCGTCAATGGCCTCTCTCCCGTGCAGGAAGCATTTGTCGTGCACGGCGCGGTGCAGTGCGGTTTTTGCACGCCGGGATTCATTCTCGCTGTGACGGCGTTGTTAAAGCGAAATCCAAATCCAACCGATGAAGAAATTCGTCACTACCTGCGCGGAAATCTGTGCCGGTGCACTGGTTACGCGAAGATTCACGAGGCGATCAGAAGTCTTGCCGACGAGATGGCCGCCGCCACCGTTGCATAA
- a CDS encoding carbon-monoxide dehydrogenase medium subunit (product_source=KO:K03519; cath_funfam=3.30.390.50,3.30.465.10; cog=COG1319; ko=KO:K03519; pfam=PF00941,PF03450; smart=SM01092; superfamily=55447,56176), which produces MRPPRFELSRPSSVAEALREAGATDDGMFYSGGTELLLALKLRVIHTEKLIDLKRIPGLDEIAPVGGEFIAVGARCTHSQISQDALVQRTLPSLAQLCSNVANVRVRNAGTIGGNLCFGEPHADPPTLLATLGARLCLSSDSGERAVMADDFILDEFETVREPHELLTHIIVPIPDGPVTYRRFRHGERPAVNVGMLWSLDASRRTICSARVRVGALGPRPQRLERVESALCGSEVTDAIRVIDAALQVDLDDLDVTDDRHGSAEYKRHLAGVLLRRNIAEASAECGELRR; this is translated from the coding sequence ATGCGGCCTCCGCGTTTTGAACTTTCGCGCCCGTCCAGTGTGGCAGAGGCACTCAGAGAAGCAGGAGCAACTGACGACGGGATGTTTTATTCCGGCGGCACCGAGCTTCTTCTCGCACTGAAATTGCGAGTCATTCACACCGAAAAACTTATAGATTTAAAACGTATCCCGGGACTCGATGAGATCGCGCCCGTTGGCGGCGAGTTTATCGCTGTCGGTGCGCGCTGCACGCATAGTCAGATTTCGCAAGACGCTTTGGTGCAGCGGACGTTGCCCTCGCTTGCTCAGTTGTGCAGCAATGTCGCGAACGTTCGCGTCCGCAATGCAGGCACCATAGGCGGAAACCTCTGCTTCGGCGAGCCGCATGCAGATCCGCCGACACTGTTGGCGACACTCGGCGCACGGCTGTGTCTTTCGAGCGATTCCGGCGAGCGGGCTGTCATGGCCGACGACTTCATTTTGGATGAGTTTGAAACCGTTCGTGAGCCTCATGAACTTCTGACCCACATCATCGTCCCGATTCCCGATGGTCCTGTAACCTATCGGCGCTTTCGACACGGCGAACGACCGGCGGTCAATGTCGGTATGTTGTGGTCGCTCGATGCGAGCCGCCGAACGATTTGCAGCGCTCGTGTTCGGGTGGGCGCTCTCGGTCCGCGTCCTCAACGGCTCGAACGTGTGGAATCTGCTCTTTGCGGCTCGGAAGTGACAGATGCAATCCGCGTCATCGATGCCGCATTGCAGGTCGATCTGGATGACCTTGACGTGACCGACGATCGTCACGGCAGCGCGGAATACAAGCGTCATCTCGCGGGAGTGTTGCTCCGACGCAATATTGCGGAAGCGTCCGCCGAATGTGGAGAGTTGCGGCGATGA
- a CDS encoding carbon monoxide dehydrogenase subunit G (product_source=COG3427; cog=COG3427; ko=KO:K09386; pfam=PF06240; superfamily=55961) gives MQFSMSMTLPVAPDKVWNTLIEVARISECIPGCENVEEIERLASYKAVMKQKIGPFKIEVPADIVVESLTEPSHVRTRASGRDKFTGTRLAVLLDVTLLSQDSGSGSTLDVRAEVDVQGRLASLGLGVIKRRAEQNFEEFEQRLKTMLEAC, from the coding sequence GTGCAGTTTTCCATGTCGATGACCCTGCCTGTAGCACCCGACAAGGTCTGGAATACGCTGATCGAGGTTGCTCGCATCTCTGAGTGCATCCCAGGATGCGAAAACGTCGAGGAGATCGAGCGGCTTGCCTCCTACAAGGCGGTTATGAAGCAAAAGATCGGTCCGTTCAAAATAGAAGTGCCTGCCGATATCGTGGTGGAATCGCTTACTGAGCCGTCACATGTCCGCACGCGAGCCAGCGGGCGCGACAAGTTTACGGGAACGCGACTGGCCGTTTTGCTGGATGTAACGCTCCTGTCGCAGGATTCCGGAAGCGGTTCTACGCTCGACGTCCGAGCAGAGGTTGACGTTCAGGGGCGGCTTGCTTCGCTTGGCCTTGGTGTGATCAAGCGGCGTGCCGAACAGAATTTCGAAGAGTTCGAGCAGCGGCTCAAGACAATGCTGGAGGCATGCTGA
- a CDS encoding CO/xanthine dehydrogenase Mo-binding subunit (product_source=COG1529; cath_funfam=3.30.365.10; cog=COG1529; pfam=PF01315,PF02738; smart=SM01008; superfamily=54665,56003) → MDKATAFKNVRADLIEKVTGRAEYVSDLDVPGMLHGFVVRSPAVHARIRSIDISEARKVGGVVDILIGADTASFGKWGLLLRDRSLLAVDRVRYVGEPVAVVIAESIEAAENAAEQVYVDYEELPRASTIKAAVAENAPLIHDAHDAIPDFYFKGGAKPVANSNVFHEFRSETGDVEAAEASAAYIHEDHFQFPAIFHYALEPHTVVADFKGGALTVWSGAQTPAAVQKVLSRIFGLQLAKVRVIVPFVGGGFGGKASVKIEPLVAAASWKVQRPVRVAQSLSESMLTCRRLGADIRIRTAVDAEGRIVAKSAKIMMDGGAYADTGPAVATKAANRIIGPYAIPNLRLQSSAVYTNTVPGAAFRSIGGPQAVWAAESHMDNVAAAIGLSPVEFRLRNLAARGQRIRPDLRALDVDMSELMGLVGQSLGVDPQPSRSVARGLAVGATDPGIVPVGNALVRLKIDGSILVAVASVEIGQGSHATMARVAAQTLNQPISAVTVLTTDTAVAPFDWGTGASRSTVIVGLSVESAALDAAKQILDLVADVWGLPLDQLSLVPGGVSTGSEVLTFHQIFHRALGVDSGEVVGRGAITPRSKSGAFAEAPLFWETAAGLAEVVVDEDTGQISLKRYATAADVGRVVNRVAAEGQDEGAAIQGLGHALFEALEFEDGQPVNATPIDYSIPSIDDVPAIFNTILVENGDGPGPRGAKGMGEGAILPIAPAIANALFSAYGIRITDLPMTPEKVWRALRQRS, encoded by the coding sequence ATGGATAAGGCGACGGCCTTCAAAAACGTTCGCGCTGACTTGATCGAGAAAGTCACGGGGCGGGCTGAATATGTGAGCGATCTCGATGTGCCAGGCATGCTGCATGGTTTTGTCGTGCGCTCGCCAGCAGTGCATGCCCGAATTCGATCCATTGATATATCTGAAGCGCGCAAGGTCGGCGGTGTTGTCGATATTCTGATTGGTGCTGACACAGCATCGTTCGGCAAATGGGGCTTGCTGCTTCGGGATCGCTCCCTGCTTGCAGTTGATCGCGTTCGATATGTCGGTGAGCCTGTGGCGGTGGTCATCGCGGAAAGTATCGAGGCTGCGGAAAATGCAGCAGAGCAGGTCTATGTTGATTATGAGGAGCTACCTCGTGCTTCCACGATCAAGGCGGCAGTCGCGGAAAATGCGCCGCTGATCCATGATGCTCATGATGCGATCCCCGATTTTTACTTCAAGGGTGGTGCGAAGCCGGTTGCAAACAGCAACGTGTTTCACGAATTCCGCAGTGAGACTGGAGACGTAGAAGCCGCCGAGGCGTCAGCGGCCTACATCCATGAGGATCATTTTCAGTTCCCAGCAATTTTCCACTACGCATTGGAGCCGCACACAGTCGTCGCCGATTTCAAGGGTGGTGCGCTTACCGTGTGGTCCGGAGCACAGACGCCGGCGGCCGTGCAGAAGGTCCTGTCGCGGATCTTTGGTCTTCAGCTCGCAAAGGTTCGGGTCATCGTCCCGTTTGTCGGGGGTGGATTTGGCGGCAAGGCTTCAGTGAAGATCGAGCCGCTTGTGGCTGCTGCGTCATGGAAGGTTCAGCGGCCCGTTCGGGTTGCGCAGTCTCTTTCTGAATCCATGCTGACGTGTCGGCGTCTCGGCGCAGACATCCGTATCCGTACAGCGGTAGATGCTGAAGGTCGCATCGTTGCCAAAAGCGCGAAGATCATGATGGACGGCGGGGCCTACGCTGACACCGGGCCCGCTGTTGCGACGAAGGCGGCTAATCGCATCATTGGTCCATATGCAATTCCAAACCTGCGGCTCCAGTCGTCTGCCGTCTATACGAATACCGTTCCCGGAGCGGCGTTCAGATCGATTGGTGGTCCCCAAGCGGTTTGGGCAGCCGAGTCTCATATGGATAACGTTGCTGCAGCCATCGGATTAAGTCCCGTGGAGTTTCGGCTGCGCAATCTTGCTGCGCGCGGGCAACGAATTCGCCCCGATCTGCGGGCGTTAGATGTCGATATGAGCGAGTTGATGGGGCTCGTTGGGCAGTCGCTTGGCGTCGATCCGCAACCGTCTCGTTCAGTTGCTCGTGGACTTGCCGTTGGGGCGACCGACCCTGGCATCGTTCCCGTCGGAAATGCGCTTGTACGCCTCAAGATTGATGGCTCGATTCTTGTCGCTGTCGCCAGTGTCGAGATTGGCCAGGGTTCTCACGCAACGATGGCCCGTGTCGCGGCGCAGACGTTGAACCAGCCGATCTCTGCGGTAACGGTCTTGACCACGGACACTGCCGTTGCTCCCTTCGACTGGGGGACTGGCGCCAGCCGATCGACCGTTATCGTCGGCCTCTCTGTAGAAAGTGCTGCCCTCGATGCGGCCAAGCAGATTCTCGATCTGGTAGCCGATGTCTGGGGTCTCCCGCTGGATCAGTTGTCGTTGGTGCCTGGAGGAGTTTCCACCGGATCTGAGGTCCTAACCTTCCATCAGATATTCCATCGCGCGCTGGGCGTAGATTCCGGAGAAGTTGTTGGCCGCGGTGCAATTACACCCCGTTCGAAGAGCGGTGCTTTTGCAGAGGCGCCGCTGTTTTGGGAAACCGCGGCTGGTCTGGCGGAAGTCGTTGTCGACGAAGATACCGGGCAGATATCGCTCAAGCGATATGCAACAGCAGCAGATGTGGGGCGGGTGGTCAATCGCGTCGCGGCCGAGGGGCAGGACGAGGGCGCAGCGATTCAAGGGCTTGGACACGCATTGTTCGAGGCGCTCGAATTCGAAGACGGTCAACCGGTGAACGCGACGCCGATCGATTATTCGATTCCGAGCATCGATGACGTGCCGGCGATCTTCAATACCATTCTCGTAGAAAACGGCGACGGACCTGGTCCGCGAGGTGCCAAAGGCATGGGCGAGGGCGCGATTCTTCCTATCGCGCCGGCCATCGCGAATGCGCTTTTTTCCGCCTACGGCATCCGGATCACAGACCTGCCGATGACGCCAGAAAAAGTCTGGCGCGCTCTCAGGCAGAGGAGTTGA
- a CDS encoding hypothetical protein (product_source=Hypo-rule applied) yields MPQTSSSNRTAKKSKETAAAYVLDDQPGFLLRVALAHAHHNFHL; encoded by the coding sequence ATGCCCCAGACCAGCTCATCGAATCGCACCGCCAAGAAATCAAAAGAGACGGCTGCTGCGTATGTTCTTGACGATCAGCCAGGGTTCTTATTGCGCGTTGCGCTAGCGCACGCACACCACAATTTTCACCTCTAA
- a CDS encoding DNA-binding MarR family transcriptional regulator (product_source=COG1846; cath_funfam=1.10.10.10; cog=COG1846; ko=KO:K22296; pfam=PF01047; smart=SM00347; superfamily=46785) produces MIENLTPPQFSTLAKLREVGPCSQNYLGRLIHYDSATITGVINRLRTRGLITSYEDPLDRRRVAIDLTDEGRRIADEAISTIKEISKETFSPLTAAERSTLTALLTKVIVR; encoded by the coding sequence ATGATTGAGAATCTCACCCCTCCACAGTTCTCGACATTGGCAAAACTGCGCGAAGTGGGTCCCTGTTCACAGAACTATCTCGGCAGACTTATTCACTACGACTCCGCAACAATTACGGGTGTGATCAATCGGCTCCGAACACGCGGACTGATCACAAGCTATGAAGACCCTCTGGATCGTCGCCGCGTCGCCATCGATCTGACAGACGAAGGACGGCGGATCGCCGACGAGGCCATATCCACGATAAAGGAAATCTCGAAGGAAACATTTTCTCCGTTAACCGCAGCTGAGCGGAGTACCCTAACCGCCTTGTTAACTAAAGTAATTGTCCGCTAA